TGATGTGATCGTCGTCCAGGTCCAGCTGGGCGGTGTGCAAGGGGCGGTAGCAGGGCGGGCACTGGTCGTCGTAGTGGATCTGGACCACACGCTCGCAGGCGAATGCATTAAAGCCGCGGGAAAAGGGGTTGGAGGTTGAGGTGAGCATGATGGCGCTCCAGGAAAAAGAGAACGCCACCCCAAGCAGGCGGTGGCGAGAGAGAGGGTTAGATCCAGCCGTATTCGGCCAGGGAGAGGGGCTGACCTTCACCGACGATGATGTGGTCCAGAACGCGGACCTCGACCAGCGCCAAGATTTCGATCAGGCGCGCCGTCAGCACGCGGTCGGCGCCGCTGGGTTCAGGGCAGCCCGAAGGGTGGTTGTGGCTGAGGATGACCGCGGCGGCGTTGTGCGCCAGTGCCTTGACCACCACTTCACGGGGGTACACCGAAGCCCCATCGATGCTGCCAAAAAACAACACCTCGAAGTCCAGCACGCGGTGCTGTGAATCGAGGTACAGCAGGGCAAACACCTCGTGGTGATAAGGCGCCAGGCGCAGTTTCAGGTAAGACGCGGCGTCGGCCGGCGTGATGAGTACTTCGCCGCGCTGGAAATAGCGTTGGTCCAGCAGCTGCAGGGCTTCGTTGATCAACGCATCTTCGTGGGCGCGCTGGGTCAGTGCCGGATCGAGGGGCTCGACCAAGGTCAATGGCGTGTTCATGAGCAAAGCCTCGTGTGCAGGAACGCTCCGGGAGGAGGCCCCAAGTGGGTGAGATCAGGCGGTCACAGGCGGGTGAACCGATGGCGAGTGCCGTGCAACGGTGAGTGGCAGCTTTCGCAGGGGCGGGTGGAGAACGAGTCGATGCCGATGCCGGTGTCCGGATCGAAATCGGCGCTGAACGGCAGCAACGCTTGCACTGCCTCACGTATCTGCGCGATTCGCTCGTCAACTTCGGCCTCGCTGTAGTACAGCGATAAGGCGCTGAAGTCGTCGTAAGCCACCGCCTGAAGGCAGTCTTCGCAGAGCCAGAAGCTTTCCATGGCAACCTCCGACGTGAATGAACAGCAGGCGCTCCGAAGAGCGCCTGCTGTTGGCGGTCAAACTGCCTCAGGCAGATTGAGTTGCTGCAGTGGAGTTACGGGCGGCGGTCGGAGTTGGCAGGCGCTGATCGGAGTCACCGTCAATGTCTGCCTTATCTCTATCGGCCTCCGCTGGCTCCATCGCGTCAGAGGCAGCGTCGGTGCGGGCGGGCGCACGGTAGCTGAAATGGCCATCGACCTTGATCCACTCGATGAAGATCAGACGGCCCTTGAGGCTGGCGCCGGGTTGCCCCTTGCGTTCGCCTTTCTCGTACAGGAAGGGATCTACCCAGAGGTCGCCGATGCGAAACGCGATGAGGACCTTGCGTTCAGCGCGAACGTCTTCGAGGTGTTCACGGATCAGCCGGTCGGCTTCCCCGCTGGCGACCTTGCAGTCGAAGCGGGTGTACTCGACGTCGTCCGAGGCACCGTGCAAGGCGGCGATGTCACAGGCCATGAACGCTTGGCCACGGCGAACCGGGACTTCGCGGACCCGGTTCAGGTAACCGATGCCTTGGGTGTGCAGGTTGAAGTAGGTGGTGGGGGCGCTATTGCTTGCAGTGGTCATGATGGAACTCCTGTTCAGCAGAAACGCGGACATCCACCGACCCTGGCGGCTGGTGAGTTCCGCAAGGGTGAGGGTGCAATCACATGATCGGTAGAGAGGGCGCTCATCACCGACAGGTCGGTGACCGTGCGAGCTGCCGAGCGCGAGTCGCACTTGGGGAGAACCACCCGAAACGGGCGCAGCCTTGAAGGTTCTGGCTGCCTGGGTGCTGTCAACGACAGCGGTGTGCAGCTCATCTATAAAGCGCAGCCAACCCTCCGTCAACCGGGGATTTGAGACGGTCTGGGCGGGCGGAATTCGGTGGCTTTCGGTGGATTTTCAGCGGCGAAAAAATAGCCCGACGGTCATCAGGCTAGGAGGAAGTGGACCACCTTTGATCCGGCGATGTGACACCGGAGTTCGTCGTAAACTCTCCGCTGTCGATCCACCTGGATCAACCGACCCTTGTCGTGGCCTGGGTCGGAATCAACTGGCACGCATCCGCGCACAAAAGGTGCCCAGTGTTTCGCCGGCGGGCACCGGAGCTGAGCATCGTCGCCGAAGCGGATGACCCTTGAGGCCTGGCACAAGCCGCATGGGTCATCCACCTGGGAGACTTGGAACGCTGAGAAGTTATCCGCAGAGGCGGTGAAGGGTGGCTCCGAACTCTACGAGTCTGACCGAGCTGCCCGGAGCGAATCGGTCTAGGGTCGCCAAGCGGCGAGGGGCTGGATCACTACACCAGCGCGACAGTCTGCCGTCAAGTCATGTCCTCTTCGGGCGCTTGGCTTTGGCGACGGGCTTGGTGCCCTTGCATTCCGGGTAGCGA
The sequence above is drawn from the Pseudomonas putida genome and encodes:
- a CDS encoding JAB domain-containing protein, with translation MNTPLTLVEPLDPALTQRAHEDALINEALQLLDQRYFQRGEVLITPADAASYLKLRLAPYHHEVFALLYLDSQHRVLDFEVLFFGSIDGASVYPREVVVKALAHNAAAVILSHNHPSGCPEPSGADRVLTARLIEILALVEVRVLDHIIVGEGQPLSLAEYGWI
- a CDS encoding STY4534 family ICE replication protein, producing MTTASNSAPTTYFNLHTQGIGYLNRVREVPVRRGQAFMACDIAALHGASDDVEYTRFDCKVASGEADRLIREHLEDVRAERKVLIAFRIGDLWVDPFLYEKGERKGQPGASLKGRLIFIEWIKVDGHFSYRAPARTDAASDAMEPAEADRDKADIDGDSDQRLPTPTAARNSTAATQSA